In Amaranthus tricolor cultivar Red isolate AtriRed21 chromosome 3, ASM2621246v1, whole genome shotgun sequence, a single window of DNA contains:
- the LOC130809434 gene encoding uncharacterized protein LOC130809434 has translation MATLQMCKHAQLDQNKHQNVAQNNEKKHHLHFWQKPGNEHKNDHAIKKHQPNVGHHNKQGHEYKNGHATYHDHVSHPRGHKLRQCFGHGSQIASDVEESETIVIERKIEERVVINHVKKSHQHKEGANKHLKRC, from the exons ATGGCTACCTTGCAAATGTGCAAGCATGCACAACTTGATCAAAATAAACACCAAAATGTAGCACAAAACAATGAGAAAAAACATCATTTACACTTCTGGCAGAAACCAGGAAATGAACATAAAAATGATCATGCTATTAAGAAGCATCAACCCAATGTAGGGCACCATAATAAGCAAGGTCATGAGTATAAAAATGGGCATGCAACGTACCATGATCATGTTAGTCATCCTCGAGGTCATAAGCTAAGACAATGTTTTGGGCATGGATCTCAAATTGCTTCCGATGTTGAGGAATCGGAAACAATTGTTATCGAAAGGAAGATCGAGGAGAGGGTAGTCATAAACCATGTTAAGAAGAGTCATCAACACAAGGAAGGAGCTAATAAACACTTAAAA AGATGCTGA
- the LOC130809435 gene encoding probable calcium-binding protein CML43: MVEITNNQNETLNHMNMADNEPKQDEYHHKIISTKLSRKKTSRSFKLRSETLDSLRLRRVFDLFDKNGDGVISLDEIKQALVLLGLDDDADSDARADADDHELKAIVSDFIRPGNKGLAFEDFQALHNSLNTNLILRDLHPNEVYDEEDQVESDLTEAFKVFDSDGDGFISASELQQVLSKLGFPEAQQELQHIQLMISSFDHNHDGLVDFVEFKVMMSRSLLLPSN; the protein is encoded by the coding sequence ATGGTAGAAATAACCAATAATCAAAACGAAACACTGAACCATATGAATATGGCAGATAATGAACCAAAACAGGATGAATATCATCACAAGATTATAAGCACCAAACTAAGCAGGAAAAAGACGAGCCGCTCATTCAAACTGCGCAGTGAGACCTTAGATTCCTTAAGGCTAAGAAGGGTGTTCGACCTTTTTGACAAGAATGGAGACGGTGTGATCAGCTTGGACGAAATCAAACAGGCACTTGTGCTGCTGGGTTTGGACGATGATGCTGATTCTGATGCTCGTGCTGATGCTGATGATCATGAGTTGAAAGCTATAGTAAGTGACTTCATTAGGCCTGGGAACAAAGGATTAGCCTTTGAGGACTTTCAGGCCTTACATAACTCATTGAACACCAATCTGATCTTGAGAGATCTGCATCCAAATGAAGTATATGATGAGGAAGATCAGGTTGAATCTGATCTGACTGAAGCTTTTAAGGTATTTGACtcggatggggatgggtttatTTCAGCTAGTGAGCTTCAGCAAGTTTTATCAAAGCTTGGCTTCCCGGAGGCTCAACAAGAGCTTCAACATATCCAACTTATGATCTCTTCTTTTGATCATAACCATGATGGTCTTGTTGATTTTGTTGAGTTCAAGGTCATGATGTCTCGTtcccttcttcttccttctaaTTAA
- the LOC130809436 gene encoding peroxidase 57-like — translation MRKSALVLGIIVMSLVGQCYGQPKYEKLDNQAFRRGFYQGKCAYDVEQIVFDVVKSKFYEDVNYAAAMLRMLFHDCFVKGCDASILLDGDNSEKKARPNGSVRGYELIDAAKAAVEEKCPNLVSCADIIVLVTRDAVSLARGSKGPEYSVKTGRRDGYISLDTEANNNLPSPRVPVDVAIEKFKLKGLSKEDFILLMGGHTTGIVRCIHFQDRIYNFKGTGNPDPSIDKGFLNFLKNNCPQNSTGAEFLYLDQNTPIAVDNGYYGAINTGRGLLQIDNDIAYHDETKYIVADLATNNDKFFSKFVVALNNLAGVDVLLGDQGEIRKSCHFVNPSNPSYYNQPSGN, via the exons ATGAGGAAATCGGCACTAGTTCTTGGGATCATTGTAATGAGCCTGGTTGGGCAGTGTTATGGCCAACCAAAGTATGAAAAACTCGACAACCAAGCGTTTAGGAGAGGGTTTTATCAAGGAAAATGTGCATATGATGTTGAACAAATTGTATTTGATGTCGTGAAATCTAAATTCTATGAGGACGTTAATTATGCAGCTGCTATGCTTCGCATGCTCTTTCATGATTGTTTTGTTAAG GGATGTGATGCATCAATTCTTCTTGATGGAGACAACTCGGAAAAGAAAGCACGACCAAATGGATCAGTTAGAGGTTATGAACTCATTGATGCTGCCAAGGCTGCTGTTGAGGAAAAATGCCCAAACCTTGTTTCTTGTGCTGATATCATTGTCTTAGTTACAAGAGACGCCGTTTCTCTG GCAAGAGGCAGCAAGGGGCCAGAATACAGCGTGAAGACTGGTAGACGTGATGGTTATATTTCTCTAGATACTGAGGCCAATAACAACTTGCCTTCCCCAAGGGTGCCCGTTGATGTCGCCATTGAAAAGTTTAAGCTCAAGGGTCTATCTAAAGAAGACTTTATCCTTCTTATGG GTGGACACACGACTGGAATCGTACGTTGTATTCATTTCCAAGACCGTATCTACAATTTCAAGGGCACAGGAAATCCAGACCCAAGCATAGACAAAGGGTTTCTTAATTTTCTGAAAAACAATTGTCCACAGAATTCCACAGGTGCAGAATTCCTGTATCTTGATCAAAACACACCTATAGCCGTAGACAACGGGTACTACGGTGCAATCAACACGGGTAGAGGTCTTCTTCAAATCGATAACGACATCGCTTACCACGATGAAACTAAATACATTGTGGCTGATTTAGCTACCAACAATGACAAATTTTTCAGCAAATTTGTTGTGGCTTTGAATAATTTGGCTGGTGTTGATGTTCTTCTAGGCGATCAAGGGGAGATCAGGAAGTCTTGCCACTTTGTTAATCCTTCTAATCCTTCTTATTATAACCAACCATCAGGAAATTAA